A portion of the Syntrophales bacterium genome contains these proteins:
- the mutL gene encoding DNA mismatch repair endonuclease MutL, translated as MSGKIHLLPEDLTSRIAAGEVVERPASIVKELLENALDAGATDVLVVLEGGGTVSIRVVDNGTGIDPGEAPLAFQRYATSKIDRFEDLWSVRSFGFRGEALPSIASIARVEMTTRTRSQPAGTRIVVQDGEILEVSEAGGAPGTTLFVSRIFEAVPVRKKFLRSEKAEQGACLDVVLRIALAHPRVRIRVTASGRDLLNLPATEDPAERSVLVLGPDFAGECVALSGAAGGLSLSGFISRPERTRSSTRQMLFFVNGRYVRDALIHRAVMTACRRRIEARRYPSSLLFLEMAPAEVDVNVHPAKMEVRFRRPGEVFQHVHDAVERALSGDSPVISSGFAPSDGAVRPFPGSGRVEEALRRYMIRTEEGDAPEGGTRSVPAAGSPYYRPAEYAPLVPEVPAGREPGAAYDYLGQAAGTYLLFGTADGLMIIDQHAAHERILYERLRRRERDRPPESQQLLIPEVVALPRKELRFLVENASILEETGVFLEPFGGDALVVKSLPAFLETGDIRSFLLDLAEEVGGDDPSGKGISALRDRMLVFMSCRGAVKARQDMSREEALALLMALGDEPQAATCPHGRPVVVRFGAADLEKLFHRR; from the coding sequence GTGTCGGGGAAAATCCACCTGCTGCCGGAAGACCTTACGTCCCGCATTGCCGCGGGGGAGGTCGTCGAGCGTCCCGCTTCGATCGTCAAGGAACTCCTGGAGAATGCCCTGGATGCGGGGGCGACGGACGTGCTCGTGGTGCTGGAGGGGGGCGGAACCGTCTCCATCCGCGTGGTGGACAACGGAACCGGCATCGATCCCGGCGAGGCGCCGCTCGCCTTTCAGCGGTACGCCACCAGCAAGATCGACCGGTTCGAGGACCTCTGGTCGGTCCGCTCCTTCGGGTTCCGCGGCGAGGCCCTTCCCAGCATCGCCTCCATCGCCCGCGTCGAGATGACGACCCGGACGCGGTCGCAGCCCGCGGGAACCCGGATCGTTGTCCAGGACGGTGAAATTCTTGAGGTGTCCGAAGCGGGAGGGGCACCGGGAACGACCCTCTTCGTCAGCCGGATCTTCGAGGCTGTCCCCGTCCGGAAGAAGTTCCTCCGGTCGGAGAAGGCGGAGCAGGGGGCCTGTCTCGACGTGGTCCTCCGGATCGCCCTGGCCCATCCCAGGGTCCGGATCCGGGTGACGGCGTCGGGCAGGGATCTCCTGAACCTCCCCGCCACGGAGGACCCGGCGGAGCGAAGCGTCCTGGTCCTGGGTCCCGATTTCGCCGGGGAGTGCGTCGCCCTGTCGGGCGCGGCGGGCGGCCTGTCGCTCTCGGGATTCATCTCCCGTCCCGAGAGGACGCGGTCCTCGACCCGGCAGATGCTCTTCTTCGTCAACGGCCGATACGTGCGTGACGCCCTGATCCACCGGGCCGTCATGACGGCCTGCCGGCGCCGGATCGAGGCGCGCCGGTATCCTTCCTCCCTTCTCTTCCTGGAAATGGCTCCCGCCGAAGTAGACGTGAACGTCCATCCCGCCAAGATGGAAGTGCGCTTCCGCAGGCCCGGGGAGGTCTTCCAGCATGTCCATGACGCGGTCGAGCGGGCGCTGTCCGGTGATTCCCCAGTCATTTCATCCGGCTTTGCTCCGTCCGATGGAGCCGTTCGTCCTTTCCCCGGTTCCGGTCGCGTGGAGGAGGCCCTGCGACGCTACATGATCCGCACGGAGGAGGGTGATGCCCCGGAAGGGGGCACCCGGAGCGTTCCAGCAGCCGGTTCCCCGTACTACCGCCCGGCGGAATACGCCCCTCTCGTTCCGGAGGTCCCGGCCGGCCGGGAACCCGGGGCGGCATATGACTACCTCGGCCAGGCCGCGGGGACATACCTCCTGTTCGGAACGGCCGACGGCCTGATGATCATCGACCAGCACGCCGCCCACGAGCGGATCCTCTACGAGCGGCTCCGGCGCCGGGAGCGGGATCGTCCCCCGGAGAGCCAGCAGCTCCTGATCCCGGAGGTCGTCGCCCTGCCCCGGAAGGAGCTCCGGTTTCTCGTGGAAAACGCCTCCATCCTGGAAGAAACGGGTGTTTTCCTGGAGCCCTTCGGCGGCGATGCCCTGGTTGTCAAGTCTCTCCCGGCCTTCCTGGAGACCGGGGACATCCGGTCGTTCCTGCTGGACCTGGCGGAGGAGGTTGGCGGCGACGATCCTTCCGGTAAGGGGATTTCCGCCCTGCGGGACCGGATGCTGGTGTTCATGTCCTGCCGGGGAGCCGTCAAGGCCCGGCAGGACATGAGCCGCGAGGAGGCGCTCGCACTCCTTATGGCCCTGGGTGACGAGCCGCAGGCCGCCACCTGTCCCCATGGCCGTCCGGTGGTCGTCCGTTTCGGAGCGGCGGACCTGGAGAAGCTGTTCCACCGCCGTTGA
- a CDS encoding LPP20 family lipoprotein, with protein MRSKVLVFAGVLAAAMFVLAGAGFCQQGQAAGDGKVTLDKWNKIIEAKVAETTPDGKGLINYEEGYIEAVGIGAPPEKYYGKPQARPMALRAAQVDAYRNLLEVTKGVQIDSQTTVKDFVTESDVIQASVSGLVKNAKVTNREYMSDGTVEVTVRMSMSGTFVRTILPKAITDDKKTDPPPPPVRPKPGKSDDIFTGLVIDARGLGARPAMSPKVFDENGKEVYGTLVVNKEFAIQQGISGYARDLSAAQGNPRVTNNPLTVKALSAEGAGKSDLKIAGDDAQKLRSVKENVAFMQKCRVMIVLD; from the coding sequence ATGAGATCGAAGGTTCTGGTTTTCGCGGGTGTCCTCGCGGCTGCGATGTTCGTACTGGCCGGTGCCGGTTTCTGCCAGCAGGGGCAGGCGGCGGGGGACGGCAAGGTAACCCTGGACAAGTGGAACAAGATCATCGAGGCCAAGGTGGCGGAAACCACGCCGGACGGGAAGGGGCTCATCAACTATGAGGAAGGCTACATCGAGGCCGTGGGGATCGGCGCTCCTCCCGAGAAATACTACGGCAAGCCGCAGGCGCGGCCGATGGCTCTCCGGGCCGCCCAGGTGGACGCCTACCGGAACCTCCTGGAGGTGACCAAGGGGGTCCAGATCGACTCTCAGACCACCGTGAAGGATTTCGTCACCGAGAGCGACGTCATTCAGGCGAGCGTCTCCGGCCTCGTGAAGAACGCCAAGGTGACCAACCGGGAGTACATGTCCGACGGGACCGTGGAAGTGACCGTTCGGATGTCCATGTCCGGTACCTTCGTCCGGACGATCCTGCCGAAGGCGATCACCGACGACAAGAAGACCGATCCGCCGCCCCCGCCCGTGAGGCCGAAACCCGGAAAGTCGGATGACATTTTCACGGGACTGGTCATTGACGCCCGGGGCCTCGGCGCCCGTCCCGCCATGTCCCCCAAGGTCTTCGACGAGAACGGGAAGGAAGTGTACGGGACCCTCGTGGTGAACAAGGAATTCGCCATTCAGCAGGGAATCAGCGGCTACGCCAGGGATCTCTCCGCCGCCCAGGGAAACCCCCGGGTGACGAACAATCCGCTCACCGTCAAGGCCCTGAGTGCCGAGGGGGCGGGCAAATCGGACCTGAAGATCGCCGGCGACGATGCGCAGAAGCTCCGCTCCGTCAAGGAGAACGTGGCGTTCATGCAGAAGTGCCGCGTCATGATCGTGCTGGATTGA
- a CDS encoding DUF799 family lipoprotein, with protein MNARHPVPWKILTVALLLLVGQGCAVVTESTVITPPIRSLFEGTYKTDPFMAKNMPRTVAVLPFVNEADSQKGSEEVRRGFYNHFSSLPFADMQIQRVDSLLRKADLMGDPKELAKKTPQELGKILGVDAVVYGTVSNFDKLFLALYSQVSVGAEVKMYDTKTGHFLWSGKHTARIHEGGISTTPVGIVAVVIATSLNMRDIQLLRACDDLFRDMVKTIPVPSLAEALRPPSITLLTQDTKNLPKKAGDEIKVVLQGAPKMLASFSIGDYRKHIDMQETEPGWYLGTYRVVPGDNVRQAIITGRLALANDPGNFSEWVDAVGTVTLKTTPPDAPANVVAVGKDRIVQLRWNKSADPDLAGYRVYRSATPLSGFVEVAKTEFTEFTDRDPSLQNGTSYYYQVTAMDLAGNESLRKDAVAGMPVAPGPTPVKGVIDADTTWHAGASPYVMTGPVTVRDQAVLTIQPGTEIRSEDAPLLVEGRLLARGDSERIIVFDSAREGNTWPGIRFRNVKDKVNDLGYVRIRNARRAIDCEASSPVVESSELTENTTAFRASGVFSKPRLLKSRISRNLQSAVVAIDGAAPLVADNAIEDNLNAGILVERAAPAILRNSVSRNRGSGIVLAGGNPAISENNVTDNLPFNIQAPATGDSVKAHGNWWGSTRGPDVLAGVQGKVDVQSILNAPWPGGKSLELPILSSRIGGRITANGFLIQSNSPYTVTSDVILDGGAVLTIERGVTVLFDRNTAIVAENGGVIARGTRDLPILFTASGTSPSPGFYSSAFRLAKSTAVNSTFSWCIVKYAETAFDIHFGSPEISHCHVADSSQCGVFCRNDASPTISFSTFTGNRGEGAVKCVGTSRPLIQRNNFEKNEVAIQSFSSLYIDARNNWWGKSPPDMRMIFGDPEKNVNISPWLVKPEPEAFRERK; from the coding sequence ATGAATGCGAGGCATCCTGTACCGTGGAAGATCCTGACGGTCGCTCTGCTGTTGCTGGTCGGCCAGGGATGCGCCGTCGTCACCGAGAGCACGGTGATCACCCCGCCGATCCGGAGCCTGTTCGAGGGCACCTACAAGACCGATCCGTTCATGGCCAAAAACATGCCCAGGACGGTGGCCGTCCTTCCCTTCGTCAACGAGGCTGACAGCCAGAAGGGGTCCGAGGAGGTCCGCCGGGGGTTCTACAACCACTTCAGTTCCCTGCCGTTTGCAGACATGCAGATTCAGCGGGTCGACAGCCTCCTCCGCAAGGCGGACCTGATGGGAGACCCGAAGGAACTGGCGAAGAAGACCCCCCAGGAGCTGGGAAAGATCCTCGGCGTCGACGCGGTCGTCTACGGAACCGTCTCCAACTTCGACAAGCTTTTCCTGGCCCTCTACTCCCAGGTCTCCGTGGGGGCCGAGGTAAAGATGTACGACACGAAGACGGGGCATTTCCTCTGGAGCGGCAAGCATACCGCCCGGATCCATGAGGGCGGCATCTCCACGACCCCCGTGGGGATCGTGGCCGTCGTCATCGCCACGTCCCTCAACATGCGAGACATCCAGCTGCTTCGAGCCTGCGACGACCTCTTCCGCGACATGGTGAAGACCATCCCGGTGCCGAGCCTGGCGGAGGCGCTCCGGCCGCCCTCCATCACGCTCCTGACCCAGGACACGAAAAACCTGCCGAAGAAGGCGGGCGACGAGATCAAGGTGGTCCTCCAGGGAGCGCCGAAGATGCTGGCCTCCTTCTCCATCGGGGATTACCGGAAGCACATCGACATGCAGGAGACCGAGCCGGGGTGGTACCTGGGGACCTACCGGGTGGTTCCGGGGGACAATGTCCGACAGGCCATCATCACCGGAAGGCTGGCCCTGGCGAACGATCCGGGCAACTTCTCCGAGTGGGTCGACGCCGTCGGGACCGTGACCCTCAAGACGACGCCGCCCGATGCCCCGGCGAACGTGGTCGCCGTGGGGAAGGACCGCATCGTCCAGCTCCGCTGGAACAAGTCCGCCGATCCGGACCTGGCGGGGTACCGCGTCTACCGGAGCGCCACCCCCCTGAGCGGCTTCGTCGAGGTGGCGAAGACCGAGTTCACCGAGTTCACGGATCGGGATCCCTCCCTCCAGAACGGGACATCCTATTATTACCAGGTAACGGCCATGGACCTGGCGGGGAACGAGAGCCTGCGGAAGGACGCCGTCGCCGGGATGCCCGTGGCTCCGGGGCCCACGCCGGTCAAGGGGGTCATCGACGCCGACACGACCTGGCACGCCGGCGCCAGTCCCTACGTCATGACGGGGCCGGTGACGGTCCGGGACCAGGCGGTTCTGACCATCCAGCCCGGCACGGAGATCCGCTCCGAGGATGCGCCACTCCTCGTGGAGGGGCGGTTGTTGGCCCGGGGCGACTCGGAACGGATCATCGTCTTCGACTCCGCCCGGGAAGGGAATACCTGGCCTGGCATCCGCTTCCGGAACGTGAAGGACAAGGTGAATGACCTGGGTTACGTCCGGATCCGGAACGCCCGGCGGGCAATCGACTGCGAGGCGTCGTCGCCCGTTGTGGAGTCGTCGGAGCTGACGGAGAACACCACGGCCTTCCGGGCCTCCGGGGTCTTCTCCAAGCCGCGCCTGCTGAAATCCCGGATATCCCGGAACCTGCAGTCGGCCGTCGTCGCCATCGACGGAGCGGCCCCCCTGGTGGCGGACAACGCCATCGAGGACAACCTGAACGCGGGTATCCTCGTGGAGAGGGCGGCCCCGGCGATCCTGAGGAACAGCGTTTCCCGGAACCGCGGGTCCGGAATCGTCCTGGCGGGGGGAAATCCGGCCATCTCGGAAAACAACGTCACGGACAACCTGCCCTTCAATATCCAGGCTCCCGCCACGGGCGATTCCGTAAAGGCTCATGGCAACTGGTGGGGAAGCACCCGGGGACCGGACGTGCTGGCGGGGGTCCAGGGGAAAGTGGACGTTCAGAGCATCCTGAACGCCCCCTGGCCGGGTGGAAAATCCCTGGAGCTTCCGATCCTGTCCTCCCGGATCGGCGGGCGTATCACGGCGAATGGCTTCCTGATCCAGTCGAACAGCCCCTACACCGTCACCAGCGACGTGATCCTCGACGGGGGCGCCGTCCTGACCATCGAGCGGGGCGTCACGGTCCTGTTCGACCGGAACACGGCCATCGTGGCCGAGAACGGGGGAGTGATCGCCCGGGGGACCCGGGATCTGCCGATCCTGTTCACTGCTTCCGGGACGTCCCCTTCGCCGGGGTTCTATTCCAGCGCCTTCCGGCTGGCGAAATCCACGGCGGTCAACAGCACCTTCTCCTGGTGCATCGTGAAGTACGCCGAGACGGCCTTCGACATCCACTTCGGCAGTCCCGAGATCAGCCACTGCCACGTGGCCGACAGCAGCCAGTGCGGGGTCTTCTGCCGGAACGACGCCTCCCCGACCATTTCCTTCAGCACCTTCACGGGAAACCGGGGGGAGGGCGCCGTCAAGTGCGTCGGGACGTCGCGTCCCCTGATCCAGCGGAACAATTTTGAAAAGAACGAGGTGGCCATCCAGAGCTTCTCGTCCCTGTACATCGATGCCCGGAACAACTGGTGGGGAAAGAGCCCGCCGGACATGCGCATGATCTTCGGCGACCCGGAAAAGAACGTAAATATCAGCCCCTGGCTCGTAAAACCGGAGCCGGAGGCCTTCCGGGAGCGGAAATAG
- a CDS encoding MBL fold metallo-hydrolase, with product MVHCLPPCGFARCYVLSDREGLAVVDVGSVGAADDAVRFITDLPGVSLAQVRMVLATHFHVDHIGGVARFLEFCPPGTKVCLHPLAVQYLKGQRKLCRLGGWGTGFLSAAAGSLSYVRRTSHLNFGPLAGIPLPFLRDHHDIGVDPDRIFPLDGAGRKRYPLGFGGWEVLETPGHTEDSICLYHEEERRLLTGDTILHLDGARGPRLNRFCWQREEIVRSFHWLKAELSPGVLYPGHGEAYPGNGGNVLSLVREE from the coding sequence ATGGTCCATTGCCTTCCCCCCTGCGGGTTCGCCCGCTGTTATGTCCTGTCGGACCGTGAAGGCCTGGCGGTGGTCGATGTCGGCAGCGTCGGCGCGGCGGACGACGCGGTCCGCTTCATCACCGATCTGCCGGGGGTGTCCCTGGCCCAGGTGCGCATGGTCCTGGCCACCCACTTTCATGTCGACCACATCGGGGGGGTGGCCCGTTTCCTGGAATTCTGTCCCCCCGGCACGAAGGTTTGTCTCCACCCCCTGGCGGTGCAGTACCTGAAGGGACAGCGGAAACTCTGCCGTCTTGGGGGATGGGGTACGGGGTTTCTCTCCGCCGCCGCCGGATCGCTGTCCTATGTACGCCGCACATCCCACCTGAACTTCGGTCCCCTGGCGGGGATCCCGCTGCCGTTCCTGCGGGACCACCACGACATCGGGGTGGATCCGGACAGGATTTTTCCGCTGGACGGGGCTGGGCGGAAGCGGTATCCACTCGGATTCGGAGGATGGGAGGTCCTGGAGACCCCGGGACACACGGAAGATTCCATCTGCCTGTACCACGAGGAGGAGAGGCGGCTGCTTACGGGCGACACGATCCTGCATCTCGACGGGGCACGGGGCCCCCGACTGAATCGCTTCTGCTGGCAGAGAGAGGAAATCGTGCGCTCTTTCCATTGGTTGAAAGCGGAATTGTCCCCAGGCGTCCTCTACCCGGGGCACGGGGAGGCATACCCGGGAAACGGGGGGAATGTCCTGTCCCTCGTCCGGGAGGAATGA